DNA from Ignavibacteria bacterium:
AATTATTTCCTTTAAAGCCGACCGGTGAATGACATACCTGGCAAAAATTATCGCTGTGGCACATCATACAATTATTTTTGTCTGATGACACACCGAAGCTCATTTTATGTTCATTAAGAAAATTCACACTCCGGTGATTTTTGGGAGTGAGATTTGTTAAATTGCTGTGGCATGATTCGCAGTTGTTGGAAGCTTTCTGTGAATTGTGACAGCTATAACAGCTTTCCATACTCGGAAATCCTGCAGCGCTTTCTTTTGAAAACTTTACCTTATCAAGTTCCTGATGGCAATCAATACATTGTTTCTTTTCTGTTTCAATATGGAACTTGTGAGAAAAAATCAGTTCCGATTTTGGCGCTTCAAGTTTTTTAAACACCCCGTCATAATGACAGTAGTTGCAGGTTTTCTCGTCATTTACCTCATGGCAGCCCGCGCAGTCTTTTTTAACAGGGTTAAGATTATCTTTTGAAGAAATAGAGGTAAGTGCATTTTTATGGCAATCAGCACATTTAATCTCTGCATCGGTTACATGAAGCTTATGGTCAAATTTAATCAGCTTACTGTTGTCATTTCTTTCTGAAGCAAAAACCATTCCCTTCTGTTGTTTTGTCACAGAATCTTTTTCCAGATAAGCAGTAGTGCCCAAAAA
Protein-coding regions in this window:
- a CDS encoding cytochrome c3 family protein, which produces MTKQQKGMVFASERNDNSKLIKFDHKLHVTDAEIKCADCHKNALTSISSKDNLNPVKKDCAGCHEVNDEKTCNYCHYDGVFKKLEAPKSELIFSHKFHIETEKKQCIDCHQELDKVKFSKESAAGFPSMESCYSCHNSQKASNNCESCHSNLTNLTPKNHRSVNFLNEHKMSFGVSSDKNNCMMCHSDNFCQVCHSPVGFKGNNSKDNFYAPYYTKEGAVRTDRAALQKLTTAHTLNYKFTHGLDANQKSFECNTCHEPQSFCVSCHQSGGELITGFVPTSHQVNNFTTFGVNTGGGLHSELARKDIESCASCHNVEGSDPTCIKCHFDNDGVKGTHPKTHDFGFMKDEKGIWHETAGAVCYTCHTDANAKPNGISGVGFCGYCHGQNTR